In Pelobacter propionicus DSM 2379, the genomic window GTTCTCTTCGGGTTTGTCAGTATCACGTGGGTTTGTATCGCCTACGACAGGCGCTACCGGTGCAACAGTTTTCTGATCAGGGGTTTCAGGATACTGCTCTTTCTCGGGCCCGACATATTTTGAGTAGACATAACCTTCCATGCCATCGGCGAGGACCCTGACCTTTAGCCATTTACCGTTCTTGGCTTTACCGAGGATCTCGACTTTTTCACCCTCCGGGTAAGCCTCAAGCGAAAGCGATTTGCTTGAGGCTTTCTTCCTGAGCTTGAGCATGTTTCCGCTTATCACCCCTGTCTCCCCCCAAGCGGCAGAGCACCCCATGGCCAGCGCCAGCAACACAATCATTGTCTTTTTCATAAACACTCCTTGCAGCTGGGCTTTTCATCGCATATTTGAGTCATTGCGATGAATTGCACCCTGCGAAATGAGATTTCTAGATTTTGAGGGAAATCCTCTCTACCTTAATATCTGGCAAGGACTTAGATTATTTGGTGCAATTAAATCGAGGTGAGGCAAAAAAGAAGAGAATAATGAAAAAAAAACCGGATGATGACCATCCGGTGAGAGGAAACAAACTATGAACGCGTTGAGAGTACCACGGTATTGATTACAGCAAACCGGCCCCCCTACCCTACCCTACCCTTCTGTGATTCTCAAAAAAGGCCGTGACATCCTGATACCCATTTCTTTGCCTTAAGCGGTAGACGCGATTCGCTTCTTTCAATGCAGCGTCCAATGAGTCGCAATAGTTTTTTAGCACACGTGGCTTACAACCAATACGGTTCCACGATCTAATCAAAATTGGCCCAAATAGGCCTGGGCTAACCTCGATCAGATAGTATCTCTTTCTATTCAGTTCGTGGTTTACTGATGACAACTCACGGATGCCATAGTCCTGAAATAGCACTCCAATAGATGCCATTTTTACCTCCCGGCCAGCGCCCCCAGCAAACCTACAATCATGCTAAGCTCAAGCTGGATATGTTGTGTATTCAGAAACCCTCTGAAACAGGTTATCGCTAAAAATACCACAATCAACCCAGCTGTAGTCAAGTCCTCACTTGGCGTAAATGTTGTATACAGATTGAGCGCAACCCTCCTATTGCTCGTGGGCTTCAATCCAACAGGGATACCGGTTATGCTCAGACCATCCAGGAGAAGGTGAAAGATCACTCCGAGCAACATGAAGAAGATCAGGTACAACACGATCGAGGGGGTGCGATACTCAAGAGCATAAAGTACTGCAGCCATGACCAGATATGGATACGGCCAGTGAGTCACAGTCCTGTGTTTGATCAACCCATTCAATTCAAGCACGTCCGGCAGCACTGAACCGGCCGCAGCCAGCCACGCAGACAAGAAACCGCCTGTAATCGAGTAGATGGCAATTCCGGTTATCATTTGGTGATTACGCCACCGCATTTCTCGTCCTGTCACATTCCATGCAACCAACCATCCCTGTCGACTCCAGCTTGTAATCCTGCATTTCTGTTCACTTCACCCAACTGTTCGTCTACCCATCCATCATCATGATTTGCCGATGGAGCGCTATTTGCCATTTCCGGGGGAGACAGGAAGGTCCCGGCGCCAGGCCACTGCCGGATTTCGTAATGAAGATGAGGACCGGTACTTCTTCCAGTGCTTCCAGACAGCGCAATGACATCCCGCGGTGTAACCGTCATGCCGACCCTCACATGAATTCGCGACAGATGACCGTACATCGTCACGTAACCATTTCCATGATCCACGGCAACCAGGTAACCATACCCCTTGTAAACCCCAGCAAAGCTCACCGTTCCGGACTCAGTGGGATTCACAGGAGTCCCTGTCGGGACGGCAATATCAAATCCGTTATGCCACCTTGATCGACCAGATCCAAATGGATCACGCCTCCACCCTCGAACCGAAGTTATCCGTCCAAACGGGACAGGCTGTGCAGCTTCGGCAACATCCGTCAGGATCAAAAGCAGACCCACAAGAAGCAGAACAGCAATACTGTGTCTTTTTTTCTCTTGCATATTTTTAAAAAGTTACCAAAATAGAATGAAGTCTACCTCAGACAAGGAAAAGCAAATGACTTTCATGGAAAAAGCCCACAAAGAAATACAGATGATTGACCTCTTCATGATCATCATGACTGTGGTGTGGTCCATCGTTCTCGTGCTCAATATCGGAGGAGTCATTGATGCCAACCTCTGGGGCATCCATTTCGTCTTTGGTGCATACTGGTTTCTGTGGGCAGCCGGACTCCACACAAGGTGGAACAGAACCGGACTCGAACTGGAGCAAATGGCAAAAGAAGTCAATTGTTGCTATCTATTTGATAGAAACGATGCCAGCTCCCCCCTCTATAGCCACGATCAGCACTACTAGCTCGTGGCTATAGCCCCTGTTTGTTTAAGCGCAGCAAGAGCACCCTTCATTTCGTATAACTTCGGAAGATCCATCTCCACCAGCACATGTTCATGATCCACAAGACGATCCGTTAAAAAGGTCACGAGCACCCGTGGTGACTCGATCAATTGTTTCAACAAATCGTCGTGAATAGGCAGAGCAACTTCCCCGGCAACAGCCAAGACACCTTCATTAACCAGGTGACAATCCGCTTTTCTTGAAACCTTGATTGGCCCGTCTAATGCCCAAACAAGAGCCTGAATTCCGTCGTCCATCACGACATACTTGAATGGATAATGATGCTTCCCCATACCTTGATTCCCCATATCCTATCTCCTCCTCTTTTGAACCGAAAACCCTTTCGAGGGTGACACTGTACCAGCGTCTGCCGCAGTCGGTTTACTGCTATCTCTTCCTTTGAAAAATTCAGAGGGCATAATATTTTCATAAACATACCCTCGCGATGTATCCTTTGCGTTTGGTGACGCTACCTGCCCCCAAAAAACCAAGTCAGGGGCTACGGGAGATTGGTTTATTTTTTCCATTTCACTGCCCGCTGTTCCCATATTACCTTTCACCGTATCCATATAACGCTGATATCCAGTTACATTGGGCACAGAAACACCCTGATGTGGATTGGCAGACATGATCTGTTGGCGAAGATTTGCCGGAGGACCGGCCGGCCGCGGCATTGCATGTTGGGTGTGATTCAAACTCGCTGTTGCCCCTGCAATAGTTCCCTGGACGCTCTCCCTGCTTGGCATAGTTGCGGTTGGCCCGGCAACAGCAGGAAGCCCCTCACCAGAGAGGCGCAAGCCGCGTTCCCCAATAAACTGGTTTTGCAGCTGCGATAATTGGCCTATTGAATCCTGAGTCCCCGCAGACGAAAGATTTTGAATATGATTTGCTGCCTTTACATCTCCCTCTATCCCACCTCCGAACTTATTACCCAACCAACTGACAAAACCCGCATCCATCGACGTTTTTGATGCTCCAGACATTCGCACAGAGGACGTTCTCGCCTCTTCGAGCGTCTTGGTCCGCTGTTCAGAAGCTGATACTTGGTCGAGCGCGCTTTTCGTATTGGTAACCGCATGCGCCTCGCCAACTGACCGTTGGTTCTCAACGGACTTGTCGGTACTCCTCGCTGAAGACGTGCTGTCTTTCCAGGTTTCCCCAGCTTTTTGGGCAATCTGACGCGATTCATTATCGCCGAATGTCATGGTATAGACCTGGTTATCAGAAGTTTTGACAGAAACCGATTTTTCACTTCCCATGCTACCGGTAACGCCTCCACCAGAACCAAGGAATTCAAGGGCTGCTTGGGCCTTTGCGACCACTTGTGACCACGCC contains:
- a CDS encoding WGR domain-containing protein, with protein sequence MASIGVLFQDYGIRELSSVNHELNRKRYYLIEVSPGLFGPILIRSWNRIGCKPRVLKNYCDSLDAALKEANRVYRLRQRNGYQDVTAFFENHRRVG
- a CDS encoding M23 family metallopeptidase: MQEKKRHSIAVLLLVGLLLILTDVAEAAQPVPFGRITSVRGWRRDPFGSGRSRWHNGFDIAVPTGTPVNPTESGTVSFAGVYKGYGYLVAVDHGNGYVTMYGHLSRIHVRVGMTVTPRDVIALSGSTGRSTGPHLHYEIRQWPGAGTFLSPPEMANSAPSANHDDGWVDEQLGEVNRNAGLQAGVDRDGWLHGM
- a CDS encoding metal-dependent hydrolase, with the protein product MITGIAIYSITGGFLSAWLAAAGSVLPDVLELNGLIKHRTVTHWPYPYLVMAAVLYALEYRTPSIVLYLIFFMLLGVIFHLLLDGLSITGIPVGLKPTSNRRVALNLYTTFTPSEDLTTAGLIVVFLAITCFRGFLNTQHIQLELSMIVGLLGALAGR